The genomic DNA TGTTCGGCATTTGCAAGACGGGCATGAGGGAATTCTCCAGGGTGTCATCCATGGCAACCGGTGATCCGTTCCATGCCCAGTCGTCTATATAAAACATGACAATGTTGGGCCTCGCTTGTTGCTCCTTAAAACAATTTTTCTTTGGCATTATCACAATCCTTCAATTCTCAAAATAGACATCAATCAATTCATCAATATTATCCCGCAATTTTTGGAACGCTTCGAGAATGAGGTCCATGTTTTCGCGCGATCCGAGAAGTATGCGGTGCGTGAGATCAAGGGCTTCGGTTTCGTGAATGCGCTCGGCTTCGGGACAATAGACTTTGGTGTAGTCGATGGGATCAGCCTGATACAACGGACAGCGGATTGGACAGCCTGTTTCGCCCCATTTGCCGCTGGCAAACATGCTAAATTGATAGAGGGGCTTTGTCGGGCCAATGCCACAGGGTACGCCTTCAGCCTGGAGCGCTTTGCGGAATCGTTCGCGGTGGATGCCTTCAAATTCTTCGGAGATAAATTTGAAGTGCCAGCGATAGGGGTTCCAGCGGGTGACGCGCTCGTCAATGTCGAGGCCAGTGAGTCCGGGAATAGATTCCATTCCTTTGTGGAGGTACTTGAGATTTTCCCACCGAATTTCTGCCTGTTCTTCGAGGCGGGTGAGTGCGATCAGGCCGATGGCCGCTTCAAATTCGCCCAGTCTTAAGGTTGTGGCAGGCCAGGTGAAGTTCATACTTTCTTCGCCTCTGTCTCGGCCTGCGTGATGATACCGAAAGGCTTTTTCGTACAGGCTTTCGTCTTTGGTCATCACCACGCCGCCTTCGCCTATAGCGAGTACTTTGCCGGGCATGCAGGAGAAACCAGCAATGTCGGCGTGAGATCCCACGCCTTTGCCTCTCCATTGCCCGCCGTGTGCATGAGAACAGTCGCTGACCAGACCGATGTTGTATTTGCGGCAGATGTCACTTAGAGCATCTGTATCGCAGGGCATGCCGCCCATATCTACGGCAACCACTGCCCGTGTGCGCGGCGTGATGAGGGCTTCTACGCTTTTGGGGTCGATGGTGTAGTTGCGCGGGTCGATGTCGGCAAAGATGGGAATGCCATTGCAAATCATGACGCAGGAAGCAGATGCGATATAAGTTGATGCAGGGACAATGACTTCACAGCCAGCTTCGACGCCGAGGGCGCGCAAGCAGGTTTCGAGTGCTGTGGTGCCTGTGGAGACAGCAAGGGCGTATTTGCTGTCGTGAAATTCTGCAAAAGCCTGTTCAAATGCGTAGAGTTTGCTGTCGCCATGGTTGTAATAGTCAAAGCCACTGCGCCCCCATTTGTGACTGCGAAGGACGCCGACAACGGCTTTTTCTTCGCGTTCATCGTGAACCGGCCAGGGTTGGCGGAGGTCTCTATTAACCGTTTTTGAACCACCGTTGATTGCGAGTTCAGGCATTGGAGCGTTCCTTGTGGGATGAATTATCGTGCAGTTTTGTGAGTAAGATTTGTGTTTCGTCAATCCAGCGTTCACCTGTGCCGGGAATAACGCAGGCGCGGTTGTATTCGAGTGGGTCGCTTGGGTAGGGGATAACGCCGTAGCCTCCGAAGTTATACGCGCGGCGATTTGGGACATAGCCACATGATCCCTGGGAATAGCCCATGACAATCGTGCGCGCAAAGGGGGATGACGATTGGGTGGATAGCGATAGCTCGATGAAGGGTTCACCCTGCCAGAAGACGAGTGATAGGTCGTCGCTTATGCGGATGGCGGGGATTTCGATTCGGATGGTTTTTTCGTTTGTGTATCGGTTGGGAAGTGTGTCTTGCCAGCGCTCTACTTTAAGTGAAAGATTTGTTTCTGGCCTTGCTTGCGTCCAGGCAACGATGGCTTCTCTGGCGAGCGCTTTGCCCATTTCTTCGACCGTATCATAATTGTCTCTGGGTTCCTGAATCGGAAGTATGTTGCCACATGCCCCTTGTAAAAATATTGAGAAGGGTACAGATGTGCCTGCTCCAAAGTGGTGACAGGTAGCACCGGGATATTCGGCGGTGAAGAGACGATTGGCGGTCATCATGATGACGGGATGAGCGGCAAAGTGGATTGCGGCCGCGATGGGTTGGCCTTGGGGTGTGTCGAATCGCAGGACAGTGACTGCGGGGTCAACAGGGCCGTTGGGTAGTTTTTCGGGATTGAGGTTAAACGATTTAAAGCTTCCGTCGGGCAATATCTGGCGTCTGTTGTAGGCGAGGTCGGTGTTGACAGCGCCCGTTGAGAGTGTGGCGGGTTTGAGATTGGTTAGAGATTCGACAGCAGCATCGACAACCTGCTTTCTCAGGTGAACAATCGCATCATCTTCGGGGCTTCCGCCAAAGTAATAGATGCATTCTGGGCCACTGTGATTGTGGGTGCTGCACAGGATCAGGTTTTCGGGCGGAAGATCGGATTGTGCGGCAAAAGCATCGCGCATGGCATCGACGTCGATCCACTGAAAGCTCAGGAGATCTGCCGAGCAAATGACGATAGTGGTCGCGTCGTCAGATAGTGCCAGTGCTTTGACGTATAATGGGTCATGGATACCTTCTGCAATGCGGGGTTGCAGGGGCGAGCGGTTTACGGGAAAAGCACCCATGGCCGATCCCGTAGATGGTGTGATGTCTCGTTGTGCTGTACCAATTTTTATTATATCTGCCAAGGCTCAGATCTCCTATTTTGGATGTTCAGGAAATCCACACTGTTTTGTATTCGAACCATCTTTCTCCTGTTGAAACTCACTTAAAGCGTCATCGCATTCCACGGTTGTGTCGGATAATCCACCCACTGTTTTGATCCGCGCTCAAACGCCCACCGATACTCAGCGATTGCGCCTGCTTGTAGTTCTGCAATTCGCGGTGCATGTGCCGGGTCATTTGCCAAATTTACAAACTCATACGGATCTTCAGCAATGTGATACAGCTCTGGTCCATAAGATCCGTGAATATATTTCCACTCTTGCGTGCGAATGCTCAGGCTCAAATCTCGCGGATACTGTAACTCTGTAATCGCCACCTCGCGTTCACGTTCACGACCTTCAACCCGCGCCTTCAAACTCATGCCGGGTAAATGCACGGGAATATCCATCCCTGCAAAATCGAATGCTGTAGGTAGTACATCCAACAGATTCACAAGGGAATCGCTCACCAAACCCGTTTGAAATCCCTTTGGCGGTTTCACAATGAATGGAATGCGAATGGCCTGTTCGTAGAGATTGTATTTCGAAAATGCGGTTAGCCCTCGCGATCCCAACAACTCACCGTGGTCAGAGAGAAAAATGATCAGCGTGTCATCGTACAATCCATTGCAATCCAGGGCGTCTATCACTTGCTGATGACTCCGGTCGCAGGCCGTGACAAAAGCCATGTAATTTGCAATCGCATCTCGTAGTTCTTCTCGCTCTAACCCGACAAAATTGGGATAAGCATCTCTATCGGGTAAATTATCCGGCGGTTCAGGTGGTAACGCAACGTCGGCAGGGTCATATAAATCTGCCAAATTAGCTGGCGTTACATGAGGGGCGTGAGGCCCTGACAAACTGCAAATCATGAAAAACGGATTGTCCTTGTTCTCTTCCACAAAGGCAGCAGCCTGTCCGCCAACCCACCAGTCGCGCGTTTGCTCTAATCTCAAGCTGGTCGTAAATCCCTTAAATGCCGCCGCACAATTGTCTCCACCCCGACCAATTCCACGCGCTTCCCGCTCGCCCGTCCCCGTCTCCGCCCAATCCCGATGTTCCGCCACAAAATGGCTGTCCATACGCTCGCCCGTCTCGTGAAACGGCCCTGCCCGATGATCAAATCCGTAATAGTTGTCGCGTTCAATAGCCGCCTGATACGGTATTGTATGCATCTTGCCAAAGGCACCCGTTACAAAACCCGCCTGTCCAAACGCCTTTCCCATTGTCCACTCGGGGATTTGTGCGGGATTCAGTAAATGCCGATTGGAATAAATCCCTGACTGAAATGCATATCGCCCGTGCAACATCGAATGCCTACTCGGCAAACACGGCGATACAGCACACGTTGCCTGCGTAAACCGCATGCCCTCCTGAGCCAAGCGATCATACGCTGGTGTCTGCAACCCCGGATAATCCGCACATCCGAGGAAGGAATGCGCGTGTTGATCGTTCATTAAAATTACAACATTCATAACTATTCTCCATCGAGCAATCAGTAAATATATCGCACCCGCCTGAACTCACCGAGCATCGGGTCTTTCACGCGTTCCATGTGATCTTGCATACATTGCATCAGCGATTCCTGCAATGCCTTGTGTGTCTCGTGACCGTAGAGGTTGTGCAATTCGTGCGGATCGTTTTCGAGGTCATAGAGTTCTCCAATATCCGACTGATTAAATGCGAACTTGTGCGTCCTGGTGCGCACCATACGAGACTTGTGCTCCTGAATCTGGCCGTTGAACTGACAATACACGCTGTCACGTCCCGTCGGTTCATCCTCACCCTTCAATAGTGGAAGAATGCTCTGTGTGTCGGGTACAATATCGGGTTGCAGACCTGCGGCTTCCAAAAAACTCGGGAACAGATCCTGCAGATAGACAAATTCGTCGTTCTCCCGGCCTGGCTGTCGGCATTCGGGATGCGCTGCGATCAGAGGCAGGCGAAAGCTCTCCTCATCAAAATAAGGCCCTTTTTCAAACAGCTTGTGTGCACCCATATTGTCTCCGTGATCGGTGGAAAATACAACAAGTGTGTTTTCAGCCAGACCGAGCGTTTCCAACTCGGAAAGCATACGCCCCACCAGATCATCGATCATCGTCATATACCCCCAGTAGCGCGCCGTAATCTCTGCCCATTCGTCCCAGTTGTTGGGATCAATCCCCCAATAACGAGATACCAGAGTCTGAACATAGGGACGATTCTCCAGCGTATCGCAGAAACTCGGGTCCTCTGGAATTGACTTTGGGTCGTACATCGAGTAATACGGTTCCGGCACGATACACGGACTGTGCGGGCCCCAGAAGTTGGTCCAGATAAAAAAGGGATCTTCTTTCTGTGCATACGCCCGCATAAGCTCAACTGTTTCCGAAGCAACCATGGCTTCGAAATTGTGCTCAATAGTTCCGGCATGGAGGCCGTGCAGTTCCCGATTTCGCTGTCCTGGATTGCCCTGCGCATAGAACGCTTCTATAAGCACTGGCGGTTCCAGGTTCTTCTCGTTCAAATAGTCCAGGTAATTCCTCGCAATCTGGGAATCTTTCTGCGCACCGCTCTTGATACCTGGCATATTGATATTGGATGCGGGATAGCCATATTTGGGGAAATCTCGTTTACAGCGAAATCCCCAATCACTTGGGTTCTTTTGGTGATCCACATGCCACTTTCCCGCATATCCCAGGTTGTATCCCGCCCGTGGTAGCTCTGTCGCAAAATTGGGAAGCGACTGATCCAACTGCCCACCGTTGGTTTCAACCCCGGTGATGTGACCGTACCGACCTGTAAATAGCGCGGCCCGACCGGGCGCACATGGGATGATAAGCGGAAAAGCATTGTTGAAACGCACACCCCGGCTTGCCAGGTTGTCAATATGTGGTGTTCTGCACTGGGGCGCACCATAACACCCCAGCAGATCCCAGCGCTGTTGATCTGTTAGAATTAGCAGAATATTCGGTTTCTCTTGCATATTTGTGTCCTCATAGTTTCCCTAACTCGCCATCGCCAGTACCTGATCTTCATCAATCAGGAATTCTTTCGGTAAATCGAGGGGGTGGCCGTTTTCACATACGGGCAAATAATCCAGATATTTGTTTCCAGGACGGATCGCCCGCATCCAGGGCACATCGCGTTTGGCAATAAATGTCCCTGCCAGGCCGATGCGTTGTTTGTCTGAGTGGTTTGGTCCGCTATAGTGCAATGCATTTTGATGCCATACCAGAATATCTCCAGGTTCCATTTCACAGGCCACCGCGTCCTGTTCCAGGTTATAGCCGTGATCGCGCGGATCCACTTCCGTGAGCTTATTGCCCTGCCGCTGGTGTGCAATGCGTCCCAGTTTCTGTGAAAAAGGAATCAATTGTAAGCATCCATTCTCTTTTGTTGCCCGATCAATTGCAATCCAGAAATCAAACATCATAGGCTCGTTGGGGTCATAGGGGGCAGGTGGCATGTTCCAGGCTGCAGAGTCCTGATGCCAGGGGGTAATAGAACCGTGTCTGGGGGGTTTTAGGAAGAAACCACCGGCGTTTACACAAAAGTCATCCTGTAAGACAGAGCGCACCAGCCCGACGGTTCGCGGATTTGAAATCATCTTTTTCCAGAGCGTCTCATTGTGATACGCCGGACTATTCAATCGATAAAAGCGGTGCAATGGATTCCGGGCATTCGGCTTGTCCTCCTTCACATGCCCGATCCCCAATCGCTCGTATATGTCGGCGTGTTCGGCAATAAACCGAACGCGCTCTTTGATTATGGGGATATCGTCGCGGTTCAACAATCCCTGAAAGATGAAATATCCCTTTTCCAGCAATTCCCGGTTCCAATTCTTGTCGCGTATCTCGTCTCTTTTCATAGCAGATTCCTTTGTTAATCGCCTAATCTGCCAGCCCATCCTGGTTTTCATCGTCTATGCCGGCATAGGGGCTTTCAACGATTGCTTCCCAGGCCACCCGACGCATAATCCTATCAACTCTTTCGGGGATTCCTTCCGGCACGTAATCGGCGATGGTTTCCGGGCTTCTTCGGTAAAGCATTCCGAAGTACATATATCCCGCCAGTTGTTCAATCCCGCTTGTTCTGGATAGGTGACCGCCGTCTCGATAGATCCCGCGTTTGCCGACTCGTCCTCGATTTTCATCGATGCAGTCAAATTCGGGCAGCTTCCCTTCATGGTACAACCGGATCATCTTCATGACGGCTTCTCCCGCTGGGATCATGTGAACTTTTCCAGGATATTTCTCTTTCAAACGGGTGTATAGCAGTTCATCGATGGTTTTTTGCAGGTATTTGTGATCGGCCTCCAGGCTGGCCATTACTTCGTCGGGCTGCATTTCCTTATAAGAGGGAAGATGTCGTGGCCATCCGTCCTGGATGTAGAATCTCATTTCGGGATTGTTCTCAAGGCAGAAGTCGATCCACTGTGTGTAATACTCGGGCAGGTCATCGTAATAGCAACCCCAGGTCATGACGTCCCATTCTCCAGTCGCAATCGCGGGCAGCAAAATGGGCGCAGGGGGTGTGTCTTCGTTCCATTTGCCGAATTCTTTGAGCCATATTGCATTGGCGGCTCCTGTCGATCCGCCCCCTCCGTGGATGCGCTGGCGATGGCCCGTGTATCCCGCCGCCGCGGCAATTTCGAGGAGCTTGTTTCGGCCCGGTGCGACCCAGCTATGTCCTGTCATTACGATTCGGAGTCCATTTCCTTTCTCAAAGGATAGGGGACCTCGTTGCGCCGAGTTTTTTCCCATTTCTATGAATTTGGTGAACTCGGCTTTGTCCGGTTTGTGAATCAGGGTCTTTTGTATCCGCGCGCCAGTCCGGTTGGGTTGGGTGCTGTTTGGACCAATTGTTTCGGCCTGATATGCGCGCCATTCCGCTGCTGTAAGAATTCCGTCCTTATTCTTATCCGCCTTGGGGTACTGTGCCAGGAATCTTTTGAAGCGCGGGTCCGTCTCCGACGTCCTCTGTTGCGCCAGAGCCAGTCCCATAAAACTGCAAAGGCAAAATACAAAGATGAACCATTTTGTTTTCATCGGCTGTTTCTCCGTGTTAGAAGAGGGAAATACACTTGACAATATAGCTTCCAATACCGGTCATTCTTTGCGTATTTACTCTATGTTCTCCATAGCCTGACGGCGACGACGACGGGCAAGTGCGCGTAGATCAACAACCTCATCTGTTTCATCCACAATTTCACGTCCAATTATCTCTTCAAGCACGTCTTCCAGGGTCACCACACCAGCCAATCCACCGTATTCATCGATCACGACAAACAGATGTTGCCTGCGCTCAAGAAACGTGCGCAACACCCGATCCAATGTCAGCGTTTCCACCACAAAGTGCGCGCCACGAGAGAGACTTTGAACGGGAATATCTTCGCGACCTTCGGCAGCCGACGACAAAATATCCCGACGGTACACGATCCCAACAACATCTTCGGCATCTTCATCTACTATGGGAATGCGACTATACGATGGAACACCATCTTGCAACACCTCATTTACTTTTTGCTGGGCTTGAAGCGAATAAATGACCGTGCGCGGTGTCATTATTTCCTGAACTGTTTTCTCTTTTAACAATAGAATATTCTGAATAGCACTGCCTTCTTCTGCATTAATGGTTCCCGCATGGCGCCCCATATTTACCAATGCTATGAGTTCCTCTGAAGATACGACATGTTCAACTTTACCATGAGATATTAGCCGCGTCACAAATTGGCACAGCCAGATAAGCGGTGCTTGTATCCAGATCAAGACCTGGATGGGATAGGCAATCAGGGATACGAGATGCCGGGCATAAACCACGCCAACCGTCTTTGGAATAATCTCAGAAAATAAAAGTATCACCAGGGTAAATACCACTGAAAAATGCGGCAACCACGGCTCACCCAGAACTTCTGCCGCTGCCGCGCCAGCAAGGGCGGCGCCACCCGTATGCGCAATTGTATTAAGGGATAGGATACCCGCAATAGGCACATCCACATTTTCTCTAAACTTTTTCAATAACCGGCCAGAAACACTGCCAGTTTTTGCCAGCGATTCGATATGACCAATAGGAACTGAATACAATGCCGCTTCAAAAAGTGAACACATAAAAGAAAAGAAAACGGCAAAACTCGCAAAAAAAATCAATTCAAACATCTGATAACTCCTCTCTGTCTAAAATAATTCAGCTTTTTCAGAATAATCCGTAAGGTTCGAACTGCTCTCTTAACAATATAGTTTCCGATACCGGTCATTTCCAGCGATATTTCTCTATGTCGAGGAATATCGGAAAGGAGAGCGATCAGTCACATGAGCCAATACGATGCGAAGCTGAATTACCCGAACCAAATTCCTCTTGCATGGGAAAGAGAGAACCCATTTATTTTTCTTTCCGCAGGCTTGCAACAATTATAGAAGGTTGCGCCATACTCAGAAAACACTTTACAGGAGGAACGAAATGACTTCTAATCAGGACTGGTGGCCAGATCAGTTGGACCTGAAGGATCTCCGTCAGAATTCACCCCTGTCCGATCCAATGGACAAGGATTTCGATTACGCTGAGGCGGTTAAGACCCTTGACGTCGATGCGCTGAAGAAGGACATCGAAGAGGTGATGACGACCTCGCAAGACTGGTGGCCCGCTGACTACGGCCACTATGGGCCGCTCTTCATCCGCATGACATGGCACGCCGCAGGTACTTATCGCATCAGTGATGGCCGGGGTGGCGGAGGATCTGGCCATCAACGCTTTGCGCCCCTCAACAGCTGGCCCGACAATGGGAATCTGGACAAGGCACGCCGCTTGCTCTGGCCGATTAAGCAGAAGTACGGCCGGAAGCTCTCCTGGGCCGATCTGATCATCTTCGCCGGCAACTGCGCGCTGGAGTCGATGGGGTTCAAGACCTTTGGTTTTGCCTTTGGACGCCCGGATGTCTGGGAGGCTGACGAGACGGACTGGGGCTCCGAGACGACGTGGCTCGACGATCAACGCCACGACGCCGACGGCGAGCTTCAGGGACCGCTCGGCGCCGACCACATGGGCCTGATTTACGTGAACCCGGAGGGGCCGAATGGCAACCCGGACCCGGTCGCTGCAGCAGAATACATTCGCCAGACGTTCAAACGCATGGCGATGAATGACGAGGAGACAGTTGCGCTTATTGCCGGGGGACACACATTTGGCAAAGCACATGGTGCTGCTGCTGAGGATAATGTCGGTGCCGAACCAGAGGGGGCCAGCATAGAGGAACAGGGCCTCGGCTGGAAAAACAGCCATGGCTGTGGCAGAGGCGGCGATACGATCACCAGCGGCCTGGAAGGCGCCTGGACCAGTAATCCGGTGAAGTGGGACAACGAGTTCTTCGAGAACCTGCACAACTACGAGTGGGAGTTGACGAAGAGTCCAGCTGGTAAATCGCAGTACACGCCCGCGAATGCATCCGAAGTGGCCACCGTGCCAGATGCGCACGATCCGTCGAAGAAGCACGCCCCCATGATGCTCACTACAGACCTGTCGCTGAGAAAGGCCCCGGAGTATGCGACTATAGCAAAGCGCTTCCTCGAAAACCCGGCAGAATTTGAAGACGCCTTCGCCAGGGCGTGGTTTAAGTTGCTCCATCGCGACATGGGGCCCCGCAGTCGGTATATCGGGCCTCTGGTTCCCGAAGAGCCGCTGTTGTGGCAAGACCCGGTTCCCGATGTGGATCACGAGTTGATCGGGGAGCAGGATGTCGCCGACCTCAAGGCGAAGATTCTCGCCTCCGGACTGTCCGTTTCTCAACTGGTCTCGACCGCCTGGGCGTCGGCGGCATCGTACCGCGGCACCGACAAGCGCGGTGGGGCGAACGGGTCGCGCGTCCGTCTTGCGCCGCAAAAGGACTGGGAAGTAAACGATCCTGCGGCACTCGGTGAGGTGCTGCAGACGCTGGAGCAGATCCAGGCGGATTTCAACAACGCGCAGACTGGCGGAAAACGAGTCTCCCTTGCTGACTTGATCGTTCTGGCCGGGTGCGCAGGCGTTGAGCAGGCTGCCAGGAATGCCGGTCATGACGTGCAGGTTCCGTTTGCACCGGGCCGTACGGATGCGACGGAGGAGTGGACCGACGCGGAGTCCTTCGACGTGCTCGAACCCACCGCGGACGGGTTCCGCAACTATCTCCAGGCAGGGCAGGAAGGTACAGCGGAGGAACTGTTGGTGGAGCGGGCATACATGCTAACGCTCACCGCTCCCGAGATGGCGGTGCTCGTTGGTGGCATGCGCGTCTTGAATGCGAATACCGGGCAGTCTGAACACGGCGTGTTCACCGATCAGCCGGGGACGTTGACCAATGACTTCTTCGTGAATCTGCTCGACCTGAACACCGAGTGGAATGCGACCTCCGCAGCGCAGGACGTGTTTGAGGGACGCGATTCTCAGACCGGTGCGCTCAAGTGGACCGGCACCAGGGTGGATCTCGTCTTCGGTTCAAACTCCGAACTCCGAGCCTATGCGGAAGTCTATGGATGTGACGATGCACAGGATGTGTTCGTGCGCGACTTCGTAGATGCTTGGGACAAGGTGATGAATCTCGACCGCTTTGACCTGGCGTAATAAAGGAGAGTGCTATATGTATTTCGTAGTCTTCGCGACTCACAAAGAAGAAATGGGACAGGAACGGCTCCAATTGCAGGATGCATTTGCGGCCTACCTTCACGATCTCACCCAACATCCCGATGTGACCGTTCATCATGGTGGGCAGACGCTCAGCGAGAGTGAACAGATCGTTACCGGCTTCGTCCTCGTGATCGAAGCGCCCTCGCTCGAGGTGGCGCAGGCATTTGTTGCCGGCAGTCCCTATGCTCAGGCGGGCACCTTTGCCGAGTCTCACATCCGCCCATGGAACTGGTTGACGGGACGCCCTGGTTGAGCGCGTTGCTGCACCGCCCAAATATCTCTGGGCGTGAGGATCACAAGGTGTGCGTAGGCTGGCCAAGGAGGTATCATGAGCAACCGTCACGAGCAACGCGCTCCTGACGTTCAATACGAACCCGACGAGAGTCCTCCGGCGCTTGTGTCTCTGGGCAGCGGCCTGCAACTGGTCGTCCTCGGCATAACAAGCATCATCTTTATCCCCACAATTGTCGTCAGAGCCAGCGGCGGAACCGATGCGTACCTGTCCTGGACCGTGTTCGGTGCCGTCGCCGTCAGTGGCATCTGCACGGCTCTGCAAGCGGTCAGGCTGAGTCGGGTCGGAGCGGGATACCTGCTCTTTATGGGCCCCGCCGGAGCCTATATCGGCGTCTGCGTCAGCGCCCTCATCGAGGGTGGTCCAGCGTTGCTCGCTACCCTGGTCGTCGCATCATCGCTCGTCCCGATCGTGATTTCGATGCGACTGGCCCTGTTCAGGCGGCTTCTCACACCGACCATCGTCGGTACCGTGAACATGCTGATACCTGCGACCGTGCTGCCGGTCGTATTCAGTCGCCTGGCTGCTGCGCCGCCCGACACGGCGCTCAGTGCGCCGCTCACTGCGGTAGCGACTGGTCTGGTCATCGGAGGCATCTCTCTGAAGGCGGGGGCAACGCTGCGTTTATGGGCACCGCTCATCGGGGTGATTGCGGGTTCGGTCATTGGCGGATCGATGGGACTCTATGACCTCGATCTGGTTGCCAGGGCTGCGTGGATCGGATTGCCACAGGGCAACTGGCCGGGTATCGGACTTGACCTCGGTCCTGCCTTCGTGGGACTTCTGCCTGCCTTCGCGTTCGTGGCCCTCATCGGTGCCATCCAGACGATTACTGGTGCGGTCGCCATCCAGCGCGTGTCGTGGCGCCGGCCTCGGGCCGTGGACTACCGTGCGGTGGAGGGTGCGGTGACGGCGGACGGCATCGGCAAACTGCTATCGGGCATCACGGGGATCGTACCGACTCAGACCATCGGAGTCAGCGTTCCGACGGTAGAGCTTACGGGGGTCGCTGCCCGCCGCGTGGGAATCGTTGCCGCCGGCGTGCTGATCGTGCTGGCGTTCCTGCCCAAGGCACTTGCCATGATACTGGCGATACCCAGCCCGGTCATCGTCGCCTATCTGACCGTCGTGCTGGCGTTGACCTTTGTCCGCGGGATGACGGAGGTGGTACAGGACGGGATTGATCATCGCAAAGCGCTAATCGCCGGTGTCGCCTTCTGGGTTGGCGTCGGCTGCCAGAACGGTCTCTTATTCCCCGAGCTTCTCGCGGAGTTGGGGGGTGGTCTGCTGGGGAACGGGATAACGGCCGGGGGCATCATGGCGATTCTCATGACTTTGTTTCTGGAAGTGACGGCGCCCCGCCGCAGTCGGATCGAAGTGGCGCTCGATCTGTCCGTGTTGCCGAAGATCAGGGCGTTCCTCAATGCGTTCGCATCCCGCAACGGCTGGGGGGCGAAGATGGTTGATCGTCTCGACGCAGCCAGCGAGGAGACGTTGCTGACGCTGATCGGGCAGGACGAGGGTCAGGAGAAACGCGAGCAGCGGCGCCTTCTTGTGAAGGCACACAAGGAGAGCGGCGATGCTGTCCTCGAGTTCATTGCCGCGGTGGGCGAGGAGAACGTTCAGGACCGGATCGGATTGCTGGCGGACCGGCCCGATGACGTGCTGATGGAGCGGGAGGTCTCGCTACGGCTGTTGCGGCACATCGCGTCCTCTGTTCGCCACCAGCAATTCCACGACACGGATATCGTGACCGTCCAGGTAAAAGTTCCGGAGACGGGCGATGAG from Gemmatimonadota bacterium includes the following:
- the katG gene encoding catalase/peroxidase HPI, encoding MTSNQDWWPDQLDLKDLRQNSPLSDPMDKDFDYAEAVKTLDVDALKKDIEEVMTTSQDWWPADYGHYGPLFIRMTWHAAGTYRISDGRGGGGSGHQRFAPLNSWPDNGNLDKARRLLWPIKQKYGRKLSWADLIIFAGNCALESMGFKTFGFAFGRPDVWEADETDWGSETTWLDDQRHDADGELQGPLGADHMGLIYVNPEGPNGNPDPVAAAEYIRQTFKRMAMNDEETVALIAGGHTFGKAHGAAAEDNVGAEPEGASIEEQGLGWKNSHGCGRGGDTITSGLEGAWTSNPVKWDNEFFENLHNYEWELTKSPAGKSQYTPANASEVATVPDAHDPSKKHAPMMLTTDLSLRKAPEYATIAKRFLENPAEFEDAFARAWFKLLHRDMGPRSRYIGPLVPEEPLLWQDPVPDVDHELIGEQDVADLKAKILASGLSVSQLVSTAWASAASYRGTDKRGGANGSRVRLAPQKDWEVNDPAALGEVLQTLEQIQADFNNAQTGGKRVSLADLIVLAGCAGVEQAARNAGHDVQVPFAPGRTDATEEWTDAESFDVLEPTADGFRNYLQAGQEGTAEELLVERAYMLTLTAPEMAVLVGGMRVLNANTGQSEHGVFTDQPGTLTNDFFVNLLDLNTEWNATSAAQDVFEGRDSQTGALKWTGTRVDLVFGSNSELRAYAEVYGCDDAQDVFVRDFVDAWDKVMNLDRFDLA
- a CDS encoding hemolysin family protein, giving the protein MFELIFFASFAVFFSFMCSLFEAALYSVPIGHIESLAKTGSVSGRLLKKFRENVDVPIAGILSLNTIAHTGGAALAGAAAAEVLGEPWLPHFSVVFTLVILLFSEIIPKTVGVVYARHLVSLIAYPIQVLIWIQAPLIWLCQFVTRLISHGKVEHVVSSEELIALVNMGRHAGTINAEEGSAIQNILLLKEKTVQEIMTPRTVIYSLQAQQKVNEVLQDGVPSYSRIPIVDEDAEDVVGIVYRRDILSSAAEGREDIPVQSLSRGAHFVVETLTLDRVLRTFLERRQHLFVVIDEYGGLAGVVTLEDVLEEIIGREIVDETDEVVDLRALARRRRRQAMENIE
- a CDS encoding YciI family protein, yielding MYFVVFATHKEEMGQERLQLQDAFAAYLHDLTQHPDVTVHHGGQTLSESEQIVTGFVLVIEAPSLEVAQAFVAGSPYAQAGTFAESHIRPWNWLTGRPG